From the Xenopus laevis strain J_2021 chromosome 7L, Xenopus_laevis_v10.1, whole genome shotgun sequence genome, the window actctctacatcatactaaaagttctcagaaggtgaacaacccctttaattacattctcctttttgtgtttttctttttcaaatatcTAAAATGAATCTACCCGTGGATTTTTTGCAACATGGTATAGATCTTTGCCCGTTACATATATGCTGTTAGTGATATTTTACGTATAACTACTGTACCAGAAGCTGTGCCAGGAGGAGCCcgcagagccctgtacttaccgcTTGCCTCAGAGCAGGCAGTAGGCTCCTCCTCCTCGCGCTTCTTAATTTTCacgtctgaatgacacacaagttaggagGTGAGTGTAAGCCTACATGCCACCCCTGCCCTTCCATCTTATATAAAGTGCTGCCCAATGCAGGCAACCCTATATCAAAGGGGAAAGCCATCGGTTTCTGGACTTGGAAATGCAAAGCGCAGTAAGCATAGTCCACAACCGAGGCTTATCACTTCGAAACAAGCAGACTTTTGAATCTGCTCTGAATACAGCAGACctatcagttaaaggagaaggaaaggtaaaaactaaataagctttatcagacaggtctatataaatacactagcaaACCCttaaattaatgctgctctgagtcctctgtcaaaagaaacactgcatttctttccttatatcgtgtttacatgggcttctgtatcagacttcctgttttcaactttaaacctccagggcttgggcttgagcatgctcagtttgctcctctccccctccctccctgctgtaatctgaactcagagcaagcagggagagactcaggcaggaattgatgtcacaccaagctaatatggcagctgctatcctagagAACCtgaatgaatgttttaaagtTGGTTACATTCAGAATTTGATTATGAGCCAAGTATTAAAATAACGTAACAAACATGTACAGaacaatcaatatttattttggtcACAAAGCGTGTTGTCAACATAAATTACATGTGCCCTTTGGGCCTCTACAAGAAATGAAATGtactataatattattatagtataataTTTATACTTCTGGTTTCCCCCGGACACACACATTCAAGCTTGGCTCTGCAGAATCctagaacagaaaaagaaaatgatcattttaattgcattaatatGTTTGACGTGTGGTTTAACACAATTTCACAAGCACTTTCACACCAATTAAGTTAACCAGGCATTAGATGATTTGCTTTGATTGGttaggttgccaaacaagtgggtGTTTGTGTTGGATCAACCTAATTTGGCCTACTACTTGGGAAGCCAAATCAGTCAAACATCTTACCTCTGGGCCAACAGTCAGATCACAATAAGGGTCCTGGGCAGACCGGTTATGGCtcatacataggccaataagctaccgactcaATCTGGAGTTGGCAGGTCGGCAGCTAATGGGCAGCTTGATTTCATATCTGGTGAATACATCTGGTACATACAAAGTACAGTAATGCTGCCTTTCTTGCTACAGGCCAGCAAATCAAGACTGGGATTCAGAACATGCCCTGGAATTCCCAGTACAGAGAAGCTCATACAGCTTTCCACCTGCCCAAGAAACAATGACTGTCTccagcatcttacagcagcctgccagaactcacagattggaAGTCTGGCCCTGCAGTCCagtatatacatcaattaaatctCAGCTCAAGCCCCAAGGTAGGTGAACAAGAATAGCCCACCTGCTTCCCCTGTCCTGCTCAAATTAATATATgcaaatccaataaaaaaaaaaaggtacttcATGTATTCATATGACTTATAAAAAGAACCTGTTCTTTTTAAGTGCTATgaatacattttgacttttttaaggagtgtttttttggatttatttatagcAAGTATGGAGGCTTTCAAGTAGCCCCCTGCAGCAAGGACCCCCCTCCTTTTGAACTACGTGCTTTGTGTGTCATCCTAACACATGTGTACTGCaaattaatactgtatatgtatcagGGGCAGTGTTTTTCACATCTTTGTTTGTgacctataaataaaaatgtgtggccCAATGCACCACTGTGATCACGTCAAATGCTCTGGACCCCTGCAGTCACTTTCCACTCATTTCAGGTGTGTTTCAGGTTGATCCCAACCAACACACCAGTGGCAGCTATAGGAAACACCTATCCCATTTACATGAATAAGAAGTGCCTGCAGTGCCAGCTGCCCAACAAAAATATGTAACAAAACCCATACcttatttaaatatttccttcATTAACCAAGCCGTCAGCATAGTCATCatcatcttcctcctcttcctttgctcTAAAATGCAGGTTTCTGAACTCTCTTCTGCTCATCGAAGCACAACAAGGCACAGCAGGTGGCAGGTCCTAACAGAAACCACAAACATTTTAATCATATGAATGTGCATGAAATGTGGAAAGAAATAGTGACTActgggaaaaatattaaaaaaatatatataataatatattattgcatttaaatggATATGGAATCCAAAGTAGCCCTTAGTATGTGTACGGATTTTAAAACTTCGCAGGACATGGCAAAAATGGATCCAGTCATGCAGTGTTCTTTCAAGTCCATTTTGGCCAGGCTCAtcttctagcttttttttttttggctctgtGCCAACCCCAACTTCACTTGCCATCATAGAACAGAATTTACAGAAGCCGCTAGGactgcatgcttttttttttttttttaatttaaacaaggaGTCTTATTGGTTTGCTATTACAGCAACTCATTCATTAACATTATACCTGGTTTTATTGTCAAAAGTGGCAGAACACCAATTATGAGGAATATAGCCTGGCTTGTGTAACAATAAACCAATACATTTGAGCCACCAGTTTCGGGGGATTTtccaactttaaaggggttgttcatttttgaatagagagagtgatattctgagacaatttgcatttggttttgattttttattatttgtggtttttgagtttttagctttttattcagcagctttccagttttctCTTCccggaatctggttgctagggttttactagggtccaaataaccttagcaaccatgcattgatttgaataagagactggaatatgaacaggagaggcctgaatagatagatgaataataaaaatccatatacaaaaatagcaataacaatacaattgtagccttgcagagcatatgtttttagatgtggtcagtgacccccttttgaaagctggaaagagtcagaagaaaaaggcaaataatgaataaactattaaaaataaataatgaagaccaattggccattctagaacatactagaaCCAGCCCCAGATACAAGGGACAAtgacattttgtgtttactttcaTGTTGGTTCTACAGAAATACCTTTTTAGGTCGGAGATAAAATCTTATTTGGACCTCatttaaagttggaaaataatttACTCTTACTAAAAACGTCCTTCTGTGTTACTTCTAACACCCAACTTTCCTAAGCCACTTCAAACTAAGCCCCTAAACAACTTACACTTAAGGTGTGCATCAAGTCTAAATTCAGGATTAGGACCAAGAGGAGGACTACTCAGAAGTCTCTATCTTATATACCATGGGGCTGTTGGCTGTGGGAAGAACAGCAGCACAATTCGAATGCCTTCCGTTAGCACAGCTTGCAGGAGAACATTAAACACTAATCTAAAATAACTATCGGGAAAGGCAGTGCCCtatgttatttaaataaattatataataacacTTCTCTACATATATTAAAACTGAGTCAGTACATGCATTATGTATGGCTTAGCACACAATGATAGAGCAGATTAGAATCCTCCATAGAGGGTTAGTGTGCATGTGTTCCACCATTATTTGCATGAGCATTGGGATATGTGTACAAGGCTGTTGCTAAGTTACACAAGTGCCTCAGGGCACAGGCCCACATCCATATACATTGCAGGTGTATATAAAATGTGAAGTGCAAAATACTTCTAACCTCTTTTTGTTCCATGCtctctgcttttgttttcttgtttccTTATGTCTTATTTGCTTTTCTCCACTATCCCTTAAGCAGTGAAGTCACAGGACCCATCCGAGTTTTGCaatataaaaagcctttattggaatccTGGCTCAGATCTCAGATAAAACAGTTTAGTCTGAGATCTGAGCTAGGATTCcaataaatagtttttatattACAAAACTCGGATGGTTCTGTGATTTCActacttaaagagatacggacatcagaaaataaccatttttattatctatcataacattgtctttaaatactatttataaatttgccctaaaagtatttgcctggtgcttttacattaccttcttactaccctgttcctctatgagggggctgctatatttgtgccgtaggagtccgttagcattagaaactgacaggttaagaagggacagtcaggttggcaaaacagtcaggtttagaaacttcaagtgacaattaagcagaactatcagcaaaaaatgatcaacgtgacctataggtaactattaatgtagaacatttttagtgtcagtatcatttaAGTATTCAAGCCAGTTGGAGTGGACAACTTTGCACGTGCACCTGCTACTTGAGAGTTCTAAAGGTCTGGGTGAGTACCGACCAATTGTCCTACACTCCACTATCCCTTTGCAATTCCAGCATTTCTATTATGTGCTTCTCTTACATCATTTTTCATCCCAGATATCCTTTCCTTCATGCATGTTTACATTTTCCCCCCATATTTCTATACCTCTTACCTCTTCCTGTGGTTCACCTTGTGGTTCTCTAAATCTCCAGCTTCTGCAGCctccttttgttttaatcattttgCTTTTCTTCCCATTTATACATTCTGCTACTCACCATAGTCTCACTTCTGTCACTATATACTTCTTATTACTATCTTCTGGTTTCTTTTTGCAGTGCCACTGATTATCTTGTtcttcaccttgaagttaacttttagtatgctataggatGGACAATTGGACAACacaatttatttcttatagtttttttaattatttgcctttttcttctgactctttccagctttcaaatggggggggggtcactgactccatcccatctaaaacaaatgctccataaggctacacatttattgttattgatactttttattcctcatctttctattcagacctccattcatattgcagtctcttattcaaatcaatgcacggttgctagggaaatttggccaatagcaaccagattgctgaaattgcaaacaggagagctgctaaataaaaagctaaataactccaaagaaacccacaaataataaaacaagaataccaattgcaaattgtcacagaatatcactctctacatcatgctaaaagttaaaggggaaggaaacctagtcggcacaaacaccccaccccccctcccgtttgttgcccaccctgactcctcccccctggcctacccgtcccgctgggcaaatgcccctaacttgttacttacccttctgcgcaggtccagtccagggagttcaccgacgacatcttcttccacgcgatcttcttcctgctgtgaactgcgttttggcgcatgcgcagtaggagcatttcgccggtacggatctactgcgcatgcgccaaaagtcacgcgcatgcgcagtagatcgtgcCGGCGAACTGATCCTACTACGCATGcgctgttcacagcaggaagaagattgggTGGAAGAacatgtcgtcggtgaactccctggactggacctgcgcagaagggtaagtaacaagttaggggcatttgcccagcgggatgggtaggccagggagggaggagggagcaacaaacgggagggggggtggggggtttgcgcgactaggttttcttcccctttaactcaaaggtgaacgacccctttaaagcatCAGTACTACGCCATACTTGCAGGTGAGCTTCTTTCGGGATAAGATGTGCAAGTGCGTGCGTTTATCAAGTGTGTCAATCTGTGTGTTTATGTAGAACTGCACACGTATGACCCTGTCAATTAGCTTGGTGGTTCATATGACATTTGATAATGCTCAGAACCTCCACAGATAACTACACAAGTGTGCTAatgcaatattaatatatattaggaTGGATGATAAAATTAAGTTTGATAGACATCAAGGAAAACTCACCTGCATTAGATCTGCATTTTCAAAAAAGAGCCCCAGAGGCATCAGTTGATTGCTGTCTTCATCTACAAATGGACTGCCATTCAGATAAACCTCTCTTACTTTAGAGGGCTCAGGGGACGTTTTGTGACTAAACCCTACTCCATCCTCACTGTCATCTGTTAAGCCATTACGTGAAACCTCATTCAAATCAGAAAAGGGGGATGCAGAAGGACATGTATTAACGTTTCCAGCATTGCTTTCATTAGACGCTGTGTTGTCGGTTTTGTTTATGAGTTCCTGTTCATCAGATTCCATCAGACCCTTTTCATCATTTTTCCAACTTCTTTGGAGactttttgtctgtgtttttgctAGAAACTGCCTGCAAATAAAAAGGGTGGAAATTTAGAGTTAGTCATATGCATATGTGtaggtacatacacacacacagtttaagAGAATGGAGGTCATTTACACAGGTGCAAAATTGTATACATTTACATGTTATTCACAAAGTTACTTGCACTAATACATGTTTCAGTTCAACCTGCAATCAAGTGCATGCAAATCTAACATACCAGGTAATTAATTAAACATAATCTGTTTGTAATACCACTCCATTTGATAACTGCCCTGCAACCAATATTCACAATTACATCTGGCCTTTTCTACTGTAAGGATCagatgatattcatttttttatagaacCAACTTTAGTGAATGGAGGAAATAATTAATCATGTTCAAACCTGAGGCAAGACCAGGAGGTTAAGAACTTTGCAATCCCCACAGCACCCAGTGTATCcattgtaaattaggggcgggtagggaaatgcaccgaatccacttttttggattcagccgaacccccgaatcctttgtgaaagatttggccgaataccgaaccctaatttgcatatgcaaattaggggtgggaaggggaagttttttacttccttgttttgtgacaaaaagtcacgttatttccttccctgcccctaatttacacatgcaaattaggattcctttCCTGactctgttcggtattcggccgaatctttcaccaagggttcggtcaaatcccaaatagtggattttgtgcattcctaatagatatatatatacacacacacacacacaggggtatTCAGGTTTTATCAAAATGAAGAAGTTTCTCCAATCTTAACATTGTCACGTACAAATAAAGAGAATGAAGATCTTAAAGGactatcacgaaaatttaatgtaagcttcatcgtactgaaactttgtaaatacaattaaaaattctagatcgtttctgaaataaagtttatcctcactatccctctctcagcatctgtttctcttcattctctcttcatgcagcagttgggtgtcagataatcactgacagttacatccaatagatcttatagggggggtccCTTTGTGATCAGATGTATTAGAATTGATTCAAATCACTAATTCCACTTCAAACAAATAGTGTGAGCTGTAACACAtgttctagacaaaaggagcctcCTATAAGAGATGTTGGATTGAGATGTCcttcacactcacactcacaactcctgcatgaagaaacaATGAAGAGGCAGATGCTGAGGAGACTGAAAAGGAATTcgaatatttcagaaatggtttagaatttttaattgatgacatttaaaaaaaccatGTTATTTGTGTGATGATGAAGCTTCTATGGAATGTTCATGTACCGCTAGTTCCCCTATCAATGGCCTGTGTGGAAGTGGAGGAGCCCAGTGTTCCGGCAAAGGGAACTGTTCGCTATGTATTAAGGCATGAAAAGTGatgggcagcagcagcagcagcaggtaacGCCCCACAGCCCCATGGAACCTGCTGGAACCGACATAAAGGCAACTGTGCGCGCCCTCAGCCCAAATCACTTACCCGGACTCTAAAGCCCTTGACGCTACGAGACAGGAAGCGGCGAATGCCGGGAACTCCTTCAGGTCACGCAATAATCCCCCCGGTTCAAGCAGAATTATTCACAGCACAAAACAAACCTCACCGCTCCTAAGGCCTGACGGACTTTCTGTCGCAAGGCCTGAGTTTTAATCGCTGCACAAAATATCAGCAGCCGAGTCCCAGAGGCGATACACAGAACCGACCCCCGTTCCACCGCTCCTTCTCTCCCATCTCCATAACCACCGCTTGACAACAACCCAAGTACTGCGCAAGCGCGAAATGACTTGaagcaaagcattctgggagatgGAGTTCGGCTGCGAACCGGAGCGCTTGGTTATGCGGCAGAGCGCAGGGAAGGAGTGAGCATGCGTGTCAGGAGATAAGAATTGTATAGTAGCTGTACCTCCGCCGAGAAAAAAGATCCGGTGTTAAGAACCAGGACATTACACAGCGAGCAGAAGTACGGGATTGCCTGCAAGAACCTGGCGGAAGTGAAGCAGAAGGCATGCAGGAAACGTCACGTGTGTCTGTGTGTAGATAGAAGATAGAAGGGACTGGGAAATTAGCTCAGCTGCCTGAACACTCGCTCTGAGGGTACAAGTAGCTTTGCCATTGTGCCATGTTACCATAGCGGTTCGTTGATAAGGGACTACTTTGTGCTGCTTATTCTGCTCCAGTTTAGCTGCTTAAAGGGAATcttaccccaaaacatttttattgcgcAATGGAAGcagcatttatacatttgtaactGTATTTGCACTGGAAAGCAGAATGAGTTATTATTTCTTTTCCCTGGTTGTGACtcgtgaaacaatgtagcacaacaTCAGTTTCCTCCACGTTTGTTCATCAGCTGCTATTGTGCTACTTACACTCAGAACAAGCAATGTAGCCAATATAAGCTGCTTTCAGTGACAATTGCATTTAGttataactttgaaatctgacatggggctaggcatattgtcaatttcccagctgcccccagtcatgtgacttgtgctctgatgaacttcagccactctttactgctgtactgcaagttggagtgatatcaccccctcgctttccccccagcagcctaacaacagaacaatgggaaggtaaccagataacagctcccactGAGACTGctccagttacattaagtaggagaaataacagcctgccagaaagtagttctatcctaaagtgcaggcacaagtcacatggctggggcagctgggaaactgacaatatatcttaccccatgtctgatttcaaaattgaatataaaaaaatctgtttgctcttttgagaaatgaatgtcagtgcagaattctgctgaagcagcactattaactgatgtgttttagaaaaaaaacttgtttttccatgacagtatccctttaagaacttgaatggaaaaatatgAATCAGCAAGGTCGGGGGTTGacgacccaaaaactctaattgatcgagtttttggcggAAAAAACCTTGAACTTTCGGGCAAtaccctctgaaaaaactcaacatcatgaaaactatttaaaactgatttaagggacctctgtcattttagctatttttagggtagggttataataaatctcgaaaaatttgattttttttatgttttttaaaaacttgaaaaatttgttgtgttttttcacTGGAACAatggatttttgaccaaaaaattaaccttgaaaacatgaattaatgttgaaaaaaacaacttgatccttcatgaatctgcccctcagtcaCCTGGGAACCTTCAttggaaaaaaaccccataatatCCCCCCCCGTCAGACATATTTATTGGAAGAGAAGCAAAATCCACGTTGGTCATGTCATAACCACACCCACCTTTGTtacatgacattaagggggttatttactaaactcctggGAGCAGGCAcacggatcgctttgttttccgaagttgtccgtaattgcctcacgaggaaactttgggcgacttcggaaaacaaaagcgctccatgtgcctgcccccaggcaatttacattttagctggcggaaggcagattgaggagattagtcgccacgaataagagatttgtcgcctggcgactaatctccccgaatctgcctgtgtggccagacccttacacttcactctactagatactgcatAGGCTCCCTACTATTCCTCCTTTTCAACAATACTAAATACTTTCCTTTGATGCAGATGCCTGCACTTCTAAACATTCCATCAATCATTACAGTAATAGAGAAAGCCGAATTATTTCAGTACCTGGAACCTGGACCACATGCAAGTGTCACTTTGTATTGGTGCTTTGTACACAGTGTCTTCAGCCAAACTGTCCCATTACAGCTATAGATCCAAATATATACCTCTCAATCcatagttttgtttatttttatacataattttaCACCTTTGCAAAGATCAGGGACCCCAACTCTCACATAAGTGTTCAGTTTTAACTCTCCGCTAACTTATGTTTTGTATTACACAAGGCAAACCATACACTTTTGGTGGCCCCCAGTTCCAAGCCTCCAACAGTGGGGTACTGGCAGGTCTTGTAGCTTACAACAAAGATtcctgattccccagcctctccaatttCTAAGCTTGGTGTCCAGaagagaggtcggcacctctccaatatgTATAAGAACAAAAGAATCACCAGACACTGGACAGCAGGTGAAGCGGGGCGAACCCCTGCATGTttaattcaagtcttgtgatgtaatgATTTGAGGGCggaccccttcatcagacatgcaaaGTAGCGTGCACACGCCTCAGAAATAGCCCtcataattaagaacaattacaACATGTTAATAATTCAGATTTCCTGATGCAAAGCACCGGCATGTGCCAATTCATTTATGGATTCATTTGTGAacactaataatacatttaaacaaacacaaatcaGTTATCCGCAACCATGTACCCCCCAAAGAGGAGGAAAGAACAGggtcagaggaaaaaaaagaaaagaaactactcTGGCACGACATTTTCACCAACAGGGACACAGGGTTTGTCAATTGAGATGGCAAATCTTAGAAAAAGTAAGTGGCAGCAACCACAAGGAAAAATAACAGAGACTATTACAAAAGGAGTGCTTCTGTATATGGCTGCTACAGGCAAAACAGCCACAAGGGTTAAACGAGGAGTTTAACTTGAATTGTtacttatatagtgaataaagtaccccctcttgtaaaatataaggatattataagttaccgaggagcttcatgaccatataaaaacacgaggccgaaggccgagtgtttttatacaggtcatggaactccgaggtaacttataatatcctcatattttacaactgggggtactttatttattataatacacacattttagtgagtcatgtgacagaaattacatcactactcaccgtttataactgatgacatcactactcaccgtttataaggatataatttacaagatatttat encodes:
- the LOC121395588 gene encoding UPF0688 protein C1orf174 homolog isoform X2, translated to MDTLGAVGIAKFLTSWSCLRQFLAKTQTKSLQRSWKNDEKGLMESDEQELINKTDNTASNESNAGNVNTCPSASPFSDLNEVSRNGLTDDSEDGVGFSHKTSPEPSKVREVYLNGSPFVDEDSNQLMPLGLFFENADLMQDLPPAVPCCASMSRREFRNLHFRAKEEEEDDDDYADGLVNEGNI
- the LOC121395588 gene encoding UPF0688 protein C1orf174 homolog isoform X1 yields the protein MPSASLPPGSCRQSRTSARCVMSWFLTPDLFSRRRQFLAKTQTKSLQRSWKNDEKGLMESDEQELINKTDNTASNESNAGNVNTCPSASPFSDLNEVSRNGLTDDSEDGVGFSHKTSPEPSKVREVYLNGSPFVDEDSNQLMPLGLFFENADLMQDLPPAVPCCASMSRREFRNLHFRAKEEEEDDDDYADGLVNEGNI